Sequence from the Cryptococcus neoformans var. neoformans JEC21 chromosome 1, complete sequence genome:
GTCGGAAGGGGCAAGAAGGATTATTACAATTCTGGTATTTGCAGAGCAACCTGCTAGGACCAACAGAGTCACCAAGCACGGCGGAGGGGCTGACATGGCTTTTGATGCACTCCGGGTCCTTGCAgtccttccccttctcgcAAGCTTCTTCGCTAAGCACCATGCCGGTTTTTTCGTCCGCCACAGGGCTTGGGTGACTGTAAGGACACCGAGCATTGCTACAACCTACCCCAAACTTGCATAAGGCGACGGAAGTCGGCTTATCGGGGATGGGACCTGTAGAGCTTTTTGgagtgatggaagagatggagtgGCTCCCTAATTTAGTACCTGGAGGAAGTTTGACAGGAACAGGCGGACTGGCTTGGTAGCCGCTTTGTGAAATCGATGGTTGCTGTCGTTGAGGTGTATGTTGGCGCTCCTGAGATGCCTCTCAGCATACTGTAACCGTTGAAAGCAAGAACCACTCACGCCTACCATCATGGACATCATCTGACCCATTTGCGCCATATTCGcctgcatcatcatcatttgcgCCATCATTTCCTGTTGGTTGGGCATCCCAAGCATCCCAGGGTTCCCAATCTGTTGATTAAATCTTCCTGGTTGCATCTGCTGTCGAGGTCTGAACCCTGGCTGAGTCTGTTGTGACGGTTGCTGATGGATGAAGCTTCCATTAACAGGAGACTGGTTTACCATGGTACCTCGTCCCCCGCTGGACGTTCCCCGtattcccatgcctctACCACGAACAGAGACAGCTGGCATGTTGGGGCTTCTAGGTGTCACGGCCCCCAAACGAGGTCCGACCGGCACCTCGGGTGCGGGACGTTTATTCTGGCCGTCATGCGTGATATCAGGTAACTTCCGTTTTTCCGGTTGAGAGGTCAGTGGCGCGAGAGCAGAACTCAGAAGGCGAGAATTTCCCCGCGGTGTTGCTGCAGATGTAGCAGTTTCCGCAGCCTCGAGAGGAGTTGTCGCAGGTTGAGTAGCAGATCCAGCAGATACAATTGATTCTGATTTGGCGAAAAGCCAGTCTAGGAATGCTGGATCGAAATCCGAACCAACTAAGTCGTCCATCTCCGACTGGACACGCTCTGTTTATCATACATCAGCTTCAAGTCCACGCACTCTCAAGAACATTTTGCGACATACCTCTAGAGCTACCATTCGCTGAAACATTATTAGCTCTAATATACCCTTCAATAAACTGTAAAGTTGAAGCGGGGCTTACCAAGCAGAACAGTGATATATTCGGCCATGACATTGTCTGCAAACATGCTTGTCAGCTCCGCATCAACATAACTTCGTATTTATCATGACATACCGTTTGGTTCAGcccattctcttctttcgagCTCAACCTGTACCTCAGACTTCCATAATCGTCAGCTTCGATTATCCGAGAAAGcccggaagaagggtgacGAACCTGAAGTTGGGCAGATTGTTCCGGAGTAAATTGTCCAGCCATTTTCACCGCCTTACAGTTTTTTGAGTAGAAAAGATGGGAGTGGCAATTTGCTCTTGTCCAAATAGTACTCGATCAGATGTACGCAACTGAAAAGAGCCGGAGTGAGGGAAAAGTGATTGGCAGCTAAAATGCAGACTATAGAAATCTTACAATCGTACATCAAAATAATAGCTGCCACTAAAGGGGGCGGCGGGCGGCAGCAGTAATTAAGACGAACAATTGATTTGATCCCGCCTAGTTAATCTCGGTGGCGACCGCTTATTTCTCGCGCTTCCATTTTCTTCACAACTCCGGTCTTATTTAATTATTACCCACACTTCTTGGACAACGACTGATGAACAATAATGCCGGCCACGTGGTTTCTTATCACCGGGCGCGGCCTTCACCGATAGGCGATAGTAGTAGTACGTAGTATTATGCACGGTGATTGACGGATGGAACACGACGATGATTCGATTGGATTCCTCCGCGGGTTAGCCATTCGATATATTAACTTGCAATTTGAACTCAACATAGCTACCATCTTCAGTAGTCGATCATTTAACTGAAATCAATCAATATGGCTGATgcgaagaaaaagcagCTGGTCTACAACATGTACGTCGTCAAGCTGATAATGTTTGTTACTCGACCTGAGCTGACTTCCGCATGCTTCATAGTATTGACTTCCTTCGCACGTCTTCACAGGATGGCACTATAAAGGAGGATGACAAGGAGTCTCTCGATGTTGCAGGTGCGTTCCCTCATGACTTCGACATATTTTTTTCCGTTCTAGAACGATCCTCAGTGCAATGTATTGCCGAAGCCTTTGGTGTCGATCCCGATTCCGCTGAAGACGACAAGGCATATTCCATCAAACCAGCTTCCCTCGTTTCCATTTTGGACGTATTCCTCAAAACTAAGGCGAAGTCCTTCGCCTCTACCTCCCCCCAATCTGAGGCTTCACTCCCTCAGTCTTCATCTGATATCTCTCAAACCGACAAAATCAAAGCAGAATCGTTAAAAACAAAAGGCAATCAACTCATGGGACAAAAACTTTATGATTCCGCCATTGAGCAATACACTGAAGCTATCAAGCTTGACCCCAACCCCGTATACTATTCTAATCGAGCCGCTGCTTGGGGCGGTGCTGGTCAGCATGAGAAGGCTGTGGAAGATGCCGAAAAGGCCCTGGAATTAGATCCCAAATTTACTAAGGCCTACTCTAGGCTCGGGTATGTCCATCTGTATTGAAGCGAAGCATCTttttcatcgtcatctaATGACCATTTGCAGCCATGCCCATTTTAGTTTGGGCAACTATTCCGACGCTGTTAGGGCGTACGAAAATGGTCTTGAGCTCGATCCTGATAATGCGAACATGAAGACTGCCCTTTCTACTGCTAAAAGCAAATTATCGGAACTGTCATCGCGCCCTACCGCCGCCGATAGGGAACCTCCTCAAAATGGTATTAATGGTAGCAGTGGCGGCATGCCCGATCTTGCTTCTCTTGCCGGCGCCCTaggtggtggcggtggtAGCGGCAGTGGTGGTATGCCTGATTTGGCATCCATGATGAATAACCCACAAATGATGTCCATGTAAGTTGGTGAGACAGCAGTGCAGAATTGGGCTGATCATGTATCAAGGGCCCAACAAATGATGGCCAATGGCGGGCTAGAGCGACTAATGCAAAATCCTGCGCTGCGCAACATGGCAGAAAATATGAGGAATGGCGGAGGTATGCCAGATTTCAGTTCGCTTGCCAGTGACCCTAGTATGAGGGATTTGTGAGTTGTGCATTGGGAAGAAAGGTGTGGTATCAAGCTTATATGTCTTATCTAGGGCCCAGCAGTTCATGGGCGGTCGACAGTAATTACTCGTAGGGTTTCGGCGGATTTTTGATATCTCATAATGActgagaagaatgaagggATCATTTTGAGATGAACTGTTGAATTTGTCAAAGGAGTAGCATTCAGATTACATTGGACCTGCTACTGCTATCTACGGCATGATGACAAGCCTAAACAAAAAGGCCTGTATAAAGTTGTCTACTACTATTCCGTGTTTTGTATGAAGTATACATAGCCAGACACAGAAGTGAAATACCAGAAAGATCTGTCTGGTAATGCGAAACTCGGAATTGACGTGGGCCGTCGTAGAAGTGTATATAATTATTTATTCTAATCAACACTGACTTTGCGCGGGCCTATTATTTTGACAGTTATTAATAAATAAATAGCGAGTATCAAATCAACATCTTCGATTCGTTTGTTATGCTTCATCATATCTAATCAATCGACTGAATTTCCCActtccatcatcacccATTAACTTTTCAATAGTCCCCCTCCTGTGGACTTTGCGAATATGGCCAGTGAACCTTTGTTATACGACGATGGTCCTCTCGTTTGGGTCAGTCGACATTAGATCCCTTCCTAAATGTTCTTTAACTTGCATATAGGTTGACTGCGAGATGACCGGTCTTGATTTTTTGAATGACCGCATAATAGAGATAGCAGTAATAATAACGGATGGAAGATTAAACCCTGTAGACGGAGGTATCAGTTATATTATCAAAACGCCCAAGGAAGTCCTGGACAAGTGAGTCAAACGAACGTTTATGCGCTGTTGTCCACTATGCGACCTAAACTAATCTCTTTGTGCAAGTATGGGCGACTGGTGTAGGGAGCAACATGGTAAATCAGGCCTTATCCAGGCTTGTTTGGACTCTCCATATTCGTACGATACAGTTGTCGAAAAGGTCCTCGATTACATCAGGCGGTGGATTCCAGAGAGGGGTGCTGGATTGCTTGCTGGAAGCTCCGTTCATGCTGATATGAGGCAAGTTAATTTGCAAGCAAATAGTATGGCATAGGGGACTGATGCCTTTTCTTTGGATAGATTTATGCTAATGGGGATGCCGGAAGTTATGAAGCACTTGTCTTATCGCATTTTAGGTGAGCCAACGATCACTTTATACTGTTCAAAACGAATTGTGTTCTGACATGTAATTGAAGATGTGAGTTCTGTAAAAGAGATTTGTAGGCGTTGGTACCCAAAGGTTAGGGcgcaagagcaagagagTCGGACGACAGAATGCAGCCACCGGTATGTCTTGCTTGACCTAGAGGCACCGGGCGTCGCATTGACCATATGATTAGAGCTTTGGACGACATTCGCGCAAGCATCCACGAGCTGAAATTCTATCGCGATAatatcttccttcctcttgaaCCGGTCAC
This genomic interval carries:
- a CDS encoding cytoplasm protein, putative, whose product is MADAKKKQLVYNIIDFLRTSSQDGTIKEDDKESLDVAVQCIAEAFGVDPDSAEDDKAYSIKPASLVSILDVFLKTKAKSFASTSPQSEASLPQSSSDISQTDKIKAESLKTKGNQLMGQKLYDSAIEQYTEAIKLDPNPVYYSNRAAAWGGAGQHEKAVEDAEKALELDPKFTKAYSRLGHAHFSLGNYSDAVRAYENGLELDPDNANMKTALSTAKSKLSELSSRPTAADREPPQNGINGSSGGMPDLASLAGALGGGGGSGSGGMPDLASMMNNPQMMSMAQQMMANGGLERLMQNPALRNMAENMRNGGGMPDFSSLASDPSMRDLAQQFMGGRQ
- a CDS encoding oligoribonuclease, putative, which translates into the protein MASEPLLYDDGPLVWVDCEMTGLDFLNDRIIEIAVIITDGRLNPVDGGISYIIKTPKEVLDNMGDWCREQHGKSGLIQACLDSPYSYDTVVEKVLDYIRRWIPERGAGLLAGSSVHADMRFMLMGMPEVMKHLSYRILDVSSVKEICRRWYPKVRAQEQESRTTECSHRALDDIRASIHELKFYRDNIFLPLEPVTDGRTSTSQQENIGHKTAL